Genomic DNA from Sphingomonas lacunae:
GGGGATCTGGTGAAATACCGGATCGAATCAATCGAGGCCGAAGCCGCGGCGATGCGGGATTATATTGCGGGGAGTTAGCGCCCGTCCTTTTGTTGAGCGATCGTTGGTCCCGCAACCCTGTGGGGGATATGGCATAGCGTTACCGGCAGCCCGGCCAGTTTCCGGTCTACTCTCTATCAGCGTCGATTCTGCCGTTGCCAGGCGCGGATGCGTGTTGCGATATTGGCCCTGATGCTGGCGTAGAACAGACCAATCTCATGATAGTGCAAAACGCCGCCGCCGAGCGCGTCGAGCCCCAGTGAAGGGTCACGGTCAACAAGCAGAAAGCCGCTGTCGCAGCGCGCGCCGGCCAAACCACGGCGAAGCGGCTGCATAGCCCCTTCGCCCGGTGCTCCGGGCACCGATCCCGGATTGGCGGAGGGCGCCACGGCGACAGTGTCCCGCCGCCAGCTGAGCGGATTGACGCACAGCGGCGTCCGTCCTTCGTCCGTGCCGTAACGAGCAGCATAGCGAGCCCCGGAAAAGCGATGGAACACTGTCAGGTCAGCGTCCGCTGTCATGGCATTCCATGCCAGCACGCAGCCGGTTTGCGCAGGTGCGCTGCAGGGTAGCAGGTGCGGATAGGTTCGCCCGAAATCGCCCTCCGTCAGGTCCAACCCGATGACATAGGCAGCGACCATGCGGTGCGCGGCCGGCTGGCCGTCGATGCGGTCGATCAGCAACCTGCGGGCCATTTCCGCCCCCTGGCTATGGCCGGCGATGATGAAGGGCCGGCCATGATTGTCGTTCGCCATATAATGGTCAAAGGCGCGCAGCACATCCGAATAGGCCAGCGCATAGGCGCGACCACCATCACCGGTCATCATCCGGTCGGCTGTCGCAAGGAAGGAGGCCTGACGGTAACGCGGGGCAAAGATGCGGCAACAGCCGTTGAATACACCGGCCTGCCGGGCGATGACACTGGCGTCGGTCCAGCGATTGACCCCGACATCGGCGATATCCTGATTCCAGCGATCAGGGCTGCGGAATGTCGTCGGGTGGATGTAGAAGACATCGGCATCGGGACGGCGCGCGGGGCGACTGGCGTTGACCGGGCGCGAAACACTGGCTCCTGGCGCTCCGGGTCGCGCCGCCCAACTGGTCGGCACGGCATAATCAGGGGCAGGGGGCGCAGGCTGGTCAGCAAAAGCCGGTGGCGATGGTAGAGGGGCGTTCTGGGCTGACAAGGGTGCCGCGCCCAGCAACAGGGCGAAGGCGGCAAGGCGAAGTGTCGTCACGGGCATGGCGGGCTCCCCAGCGCGGGCAGGTTCATCCCGCCTTCAGCCATGCAAACAGAATTGGCGGACGGCCTGCAACCGCCATGTCATACTATCCGCTGGGTGGACGGGCGGCCCTGACCATTGGCGAACAGGGCTTTGTCGGTAACAATGGCATCATGACGCATATCGCAGATCGAAGGACCATAGTTCTTGGCAGCCTGTCGCTTGCCGGCATCTCGCTTGTCACGGCCCGGGCCGGACGGGCCTCGCAGGTCGCGACAGGGCAGGGACAGGCATCAACCGGTTTGACCAGTGAACTGGTGCTGGCCGACGGCCGTCCTGTCACCATCTGGTCGTGGCTTCCCACGCATCGGCGTCCCCGCGCGACCATCCTCTTTTCCCATGGTGCCGCATCGGCACCGTGGAAATATGAGCATTTGATCCAGCATTGGGTTGCTGCCGGCTATATGGTCCACGCGCCATTGCACGTTGATTCAACCGACCACCCCGAGCGTGACCGCTTTTCGCCCGCCGCAAGTTGGCCAGCGAGGATTGCCGACATGCGGGCGCTGGCCGAGCACCATGGGCGAGAGCGCTATGTTGCCGCCGGACACAGCTATGGCGGGTTGATGGCGCTGGCGCTGGGCGGGGCCGCGCCAACAGTGCCACCCGGCATTGCAACGCCCTTGCGTGATCCACGGGTGCAGGCCGTTGTCGCCTTCTCTCCGCCCGCACCCATCCCCGGCTTTGTCGATGCCGCGGCCTTTGCGCCGCTGGCGGTGCCCGCCCTGATCCAGACCGGTACCGACGACATGCCACCGGGAACCAGCGACTGGCGCGGCCATCTCGTCGCATGGGAAGCCCCTGCCGCAGGTGGCAACCGCTATGCCCTCGTGCTCGACGGGGTTGATCATTATTTCAAGGGGGCCATCTGCCGCCCGGAATTGCCCGGTCCGCCGCAACTGGCCGAACTGGCGCAGGCTGCCGCAATTTCCATTGAACTGATCGAGGGCTTTGCCCGCAACCGCCGCCGGGCCCGCCGTGCGCTTGATGCACGGATGAGCGCCAGCGGACCGGTGCAATTGCTGCGCCGCTGAGCGCGGTCAGTTGACCGCGATCTCGGCGATTGTTTCGCGATACTTGTCCTCGCTGTCGGCGGCAGCCGCTTCGGATGCCTCTTTGCGAGCCAGATAGAAGAGCCTTTCGAGGAAATCCTGGCGCCACGCCTCGCGCGCTTCTAGCGCTGCTGGATCAAGCACAAGTGCATCAATGCCAGGCGCGAGATCGATGCCATGGGCTTTTGCCACCCGCTCGCCCGCATCAATGCGGTCGTGCAGGACGTTAATCTCATTGGCGAGAACCATGACCATGGACATCAACTGGTCTATCCCGTCATTCGGAAAGAATTGCGGGCGCTTGCCCTTGGCGTCCTTGATGACGTGCGGACGATCCTGTGCCGGGTTCATCATGCAGCCTCCGCCTGGGCGACCGGCTTTTGCGCGATCAGTACTTCCCAACCACCGCCAGGGGCGAATTCGCCCGCGGTGAACTCACGGTCGGCCACGGCTTCGGTCGTTGCCGCATCATAGCCATCTCCGCCATTGCCGGCGAATTCCATCACCGCCATTGGCGCGGTATCAAACCGGATGCTGTCGTGCCGGAATCCCGCCTTTTTGGCCATGGCGATCTGGTCCATGTCCCGCATCGCGCCCCAAAAGGGTTCGTTATTGTACCAGGTCTCATTGTCGAGAATGAACTGGGTGAACGGATCCATCAGGTCAAATGGCGGCAGGTCGGCGTGGATCATCAATCCGCCGGGCGCGAGCAGGCGGGACGATTCCTCGAACACGCGCGGCATCGCCTTGCCGCTGGTTTCGTGCAGCAGGATGTGGCTGACAACCAGATCGAAATAGCCATCCTCGAAACGCGTTTCCTCGGCGTTCATCTGGGCAAAGTTGACTTCGCGATCAAGCGCAACGGCCCGGGCGTGGGCATAGCGGACCACCGGCGCGCCTACATCGATGCCCCATACTTCGGCATCCGGGAAATATTCCTTGTAGGGCAGGGTCGAATGGCCGACCGTGCACCCCATGTCGAGAATGCGGCGCGGCTTGAAATCGGGCATGTTGCGCCGAAGGTAATTGCACACTGAACGGCCCATGTCGTCATTATGAGGACCGCCATAACCCATGGCATAGAGGTGGACACCCCGGTCATAGAGGATACCGGCAGCGACGTCGTCCTTCGTCACCTCGCTGCAATAGCCACCGGGCATGCAGTGGATGTCGATAGCGGAAACATAACGCGGCGGGACAAAGCCCTCCGGAATATCGAGCTTCGCGGGCGTGCTCGCGGACAGCGCCTTTGCCCGTTCGATCAATTCGGGCAGCTCGCGCTCGACGCTGATGTTGGTGGTTTCCCAGATCAGCTCCTGCGCGATCCTGTTGATCGCGGCATAGAGCTGGAAATAGCTGTCCTTGACCATGCCGTGGCGGATGTCACTGCGATCCTGCGGCGCACGGCCGTGTTCGCGTTCAAAGGCGCGGGCAACGCGCTGGCGATACACGGGTTGCAGGCCCGGCAGCAACCGCTGCTGGATGAATCCTTTGAGGCTTTTGGCAAACTCCTGCCGCGACGCTTCATCATGCGTCAGGGTCGGCAGCATGTCGTGGTGGCCTTGCTGAAACGTATTGAGCATAGTGTCAGTCTCCGAGTGGGGGGAACTCGACCTAAATGATATAGGCGGCAGGCCGCACTGCACAACCGGCGGGGGCGCTATCCAAAAGGCGGATAGTCAGTCCAAGGCCGCTACGCCTTGACCTGCGGTCGGTCATCCTCAAGTCAACCGGGTCTTGCACATGGCCATCCATGTGATTTGTCCCGCCTGAGGAGACCAAAATGGACGATTCGAAATCCGGCCTGTCGCGGCGCGAAAGCCTCGGACTTGGTGCCAGCGTCTTGGCCACAGCCGCCACCAGCGGGCTTTTTGCGACGGAGGCGGGCGCCACATCTCGCCGACACTCGTCCAGCCGCGGAATCGATTTTGTCAGCCGCATCGACTTTGCCAATCCGCAATGGAACCGCGACACCTATGCCCGTATCGATGGGGAGCTTGACGTAACCAAGCAGAAAGTCAGCCGCATAACCGGCAAGGTCTATGGCGTCCGGGACAATGAAAAAGTCCGCCCGCTGTTCAAGATGGACGGTTTTTCCGTGGTGCGCACCTTGCGCCTGCCGGATGGCAATTGGCGCCGGGTCCTCAAGGAAGTCGTCTTCTATCGCGATCTCGCCACGGGCCGGATCATGGAAAGCTGGCGCAACCCCTACACCGACGAGGATGTGCGGGTGGTGCCAATCGCCAATGATCCGTTCAACTATGACATTCGCGACACCAAGCCGCAGCCGCCCAGCTACGGCGGGTTGAACCGTGACACGCGCCCGCCGGAGCCGTTCCTGCTCGACTGGAGCGAGGGACCGGACGGCACATTGATCCTCGAGACCGGCATCGACCTCTTCTACCCGGCCGCCCTGCAGCCCAGCCAGTGGCCCCGCGAATCTGCCGGCACGTTCAACCGGGTTTCCGAACATTTCCTGTTCTTCGTCAAACGGGCAGACATTGAGAACCGCCGTCTCACCGCATTGCCGGTGACCGGCAGCTGGTCGCGCATCACGCCATGGCTGCCATGGATGCTGATGGGCCAGGCCCCGGGGTTCATCAACTATTTCGCCAGCTTTGCCACCATGACCAATGGTATCGCCGACTTGCCTGACGATCTGGTTGCTGCGGCACGCGCCATCAATCCCGGCTACCTCGAAGCGCCGACCGAGGATTATGGCCCTTCGCTTTCCAGTCTTGAACATTATGCGCGTGAACAACGACCGGCCCCTGTTCCGGCGGGCTGGTCACCCCCGCAGCCCCCACCTCCGCCGCAGTTGCCACCCATGCCGCCGCGGGGTGGATGACCGTGACGGGCGAGACACTGGTGGCTGCTGTCAAGCCGCAGGGGCGCGGGCAGGGCCACCGGCTCGCCTATGTCGGCTATGGCGTCGGGCAGATCGCGGGGCAGGTGTTCCGCGATGTGCCGTCGCTGCTGCTTCTCTTCTTTTTGTCAACGGTGGTGGGCATTGATGTCGGCATCGCCGGCGCAGCCATCTTTGTCCCCAAATTTGTCTTTGGCATTGGCAGTGACATGGTTGTCGGCATCCTTTCGGATCGCTGGAAGGCGCGGATCGCCCGCCGCTGGTGGTTGCTCATCGGGGCTGTGCTGGCCCCGTTGGCAATGATCCTGCTCTTTCACGTGCCCGAGGGCAGTGACGCGCTGCGCATCAGCTATGTTGTCGTCGCGTTCAGTCTCTACATGGGCGTTTTCGCCAGCTTTTCCGTGCCCTATCTGGCCATGGCCGGGGAAATGGCGTCCACATCAACCGACAGAACCCTGTTGATGGCCTGGCGACTGGTCTTTACCGCCATCGGCGTGCTGGTCGCCGGCGCACTGGCACCGACACTGGTCGAACGCTTTGGCGGCGGTCAGGAAGGCTATGAAAGCATGGCGATAGTGCTGGCCGTGCTCTGTCCCATCTCGCTGCTGATCGCCTTTTTCAGTACCGCCCGGATGTCCGAAGCGCCGGTCGCTGAGACACTCAATGTCCGCATCGCCGGCATGACCGTCCGGCAAGTCGCGGCGGTGCTTTGGCGGCCCCGTTTCAGGACATTGTTCACCGCCAATCTGCTGCAACTGATCGGCAGTGGCATGGGGTATGCCGCGCTGATGTACTTCCTCAGCTACAATATGGGTCGGACCGATGCCCTCACTGTTGTCGGGCTCATCGTGCTCGCCGCATGCGCTGGCATCATCGTCGCCCAGCCAATGTGGGTTTGGGTGGCCGGACGTTTTGGCAAGGTCCAGGGCTATGTTGCCGGTTCGATCATTTATTCGCTGAGCTATCTGGTATGGATGGTCAGCGCGGATGCCGGTGTCGGCTTTGCGGTCTTTTTGTCCTTTGCTGCGGCGATTGGCAATTCAGGCTGGGCCATGACCAGCTTTTCGATGCTTGCCGACATTTCGGGGGAGGATGAAAGCAATGCAGGTCTTTATTCGGCTGCTTGGGTAGCGGCCGACAAGATAGCCTTTGCGCTTGGCGGAACGTTGCTGATTGGCCTCACCCTCTCGGCCTTTGGTTTTGATACACAGGCCGCCATGAGCGGCGCACCGCAAAGCGAGACGGCCTTGCTGGGTGTCGCCATTGCCTTTGGCCTGATCCCGCCGCTGCTTAATCTCAGTGGAGCCCTGCTGCTCGGGCTGTGGAGCCGGCGTAATCCGGCATGACGGCAAAGGCTGTGGCTGACATATCCAACCGGCGGCATTAATGTCCACCAGTCGGATAATCTGCCAGCTTTCCTACAGGCGGCATCAGTCTGCGACATAGTCCGTCGGCAGGCCATGGTGCGATTCATCCGCAAAAGCGGAGTTTTTTGCCGTCAGGGGAGTATCAGGCGATGAAGGGTGTGCCGATCCAGTCATTCAGTCGGGCCATTTCCGCGCTAAAGGCGATCAACCGTCATGGGTCGATGACGATGATGGAGATCAGCCGCGCGGCTGGCGTTCCCTATCCCACCGCCCACCGCATTGTGCAGACGTTGATGTATGAAGGGCTGGTTGAGCAGGAACCTGCCCGCAAGCGATACCGGCCGACAGCGCTCGTTCAATCGCTTTCAAGCGGTTATCAGCAGGACGGCATGCTGGTCGAAATCGCCCGGCCCGAGATTGTCGCCCTGACCAAGAAGGTCGGCTGGCCGGTTTCCATCGCCATCCGGGTCGGAAAGAACATGATGCTGCGGGACAGCACCCATGCCAACACCTCACTTACTTTCTCACAATATTATCCCGGCTTCACACTGCCACTGCTCGACAGTGCCTCTGGCAAGCTGTCTATGGCCTATGCCGATGATGATGAACGCGAACAGATTTTGAAATGGATGCGTGCCGATCAGGACATTGATCCGGACTATCTTGCAGAAGCCGAGATGGCGCTGAACCCGGAAGGAATTCGGGCCAAAGGCTATGCCGTGCAAGGCCGCAACTATTTCAATCACACGCCGGGCAAAACATCATCGATCGCCGTTCCGATTTTCAACAAGGGGCGGTTCGAGGCGGCAATGACACTCGTCTATTTCGTCTCGGCCATGTCGCTCAACAAGGCACTCGAAACGTATCTGCCTGAAATGTTGGCGACAGCGCAAAACATCACCGCCGGCCTGGCCCGGCACAAGCCGGACGCCAATCTCTCTGCGGCCTGATGGCCGGTTTGATGACTGGGCTGTCCGGTGGCGCCACGGCCTACAAGCGTGCGGTCACCGCCTTGGTCTCCAGATAGTTGGACAGACCTTCGGTACCGAATTCGCGACCCCAGCCGGATTGGCCATACCCGCCGAATGGTACATTGCTTCCCACGGCGCCATGGCAGTTGATCGACACATGGCCTGAGCGGATGCGTGATACCAGCCGGTGGGCGGTCGACAGATCCTGTGTCCAGACACTGCCTGACAGGCCATAGGGCGAATCGTTGGCAAGGCGAGCGATGGTATCGACATCGTCGCTGTCAAACTTCATCACCGCCATGACCGGGCCGAAAATCTCGTCTCGGACAATCGCCATGTCGGGCGTGCAATCGGCAAAGATGGTGGGTTCGACAAAGGTTCCTGGCCGGTCGAGCCGCTGTCCCCCGGTGACCAGCCGCGCACCTTCGGACAGGCCGCGCTCAATGTAGCCCATCACTTTGCCACAGTGGATTTCGGAAACCATCGGGCCGATCATGCTGGCCGGGTCGAGACCATGACCGACGGTCAGCATCTTGGAAAAGGCTGCCAGTCCTTCGACCAGCTGGTCATGGATCGCGGCATGGGCAAAGATGCGCGTCCCCGCCATGCAATTCTGGCCGCCGAGGAAATAGGTCGCCATGCCGACACCGGGAATGGCCAGGTCCATGTCGACATCGGGCATGACGACGACCGGCGATTTGCCGCCTAGTTCGAGTGTCACTTTCTTGAGATTGCCCAGTGCGGCCTGGACAATGGCTCGACCGGTTGCGGTCGAGCCGGTGAAGGCGATCTTGTCCACATTGGGATGAGCCGCCAGGCGCGCCCCCACCTTACTGCCCAGACCATTGACGATGTTGACAACCCCGTCTGGCAAGCCGGCCTCGCAGACCAGCCGGCCCAGCAGCAGGGCGGTCAATGGCGTTTCTTCCGAAGGCTTCATCACCACGGTGCAGCCCGCTGCAAGCGCCGGTGCCAGCTTGAGAATGGCCATGGACATTGGCACGTTCCAGGGGATTATCTGGGCGGCCACGCCTACCGGCTCTCGCACCGTATAGGTCAGGGCTTCGGCCTGGTCGGCAACCCACGTCGGCGGTGCAAGCGTCGACCCCTCGATCTGCCAGGCAAGGCCGGCATAATAATCGAGCATCTCGACGCAATTACTGACCGTCAGCCTGGCGATCATCTGGGGCATGCCATTGTCGATGATCTCAAGCTGGGTGAACAGTTCCGCATTGCTCTCGATCAGGGCGGCAAGCCGACGCAAGGCTGCTGCCCTGACCTTGGGCGAGGTGCGACCCCAGCCGCCTTCAAAAGCATTGCGCGCCGCCGCTACCGCGCGATCAGCATCCGCTGCACCACCCACGGCAAAGCGTGCCACTGTCAGCCCGGTAGCAGGATCGCGGCTCTCCAGTGTCTCACCCTCGGTACCGTCAGACCATTGGCCATTGATCAGCAGTTGGTGCCGCTCGCCGAGAAAGGCCCGGGTTTCGTCGAGGATCGGGTGACCGTCAAACGGCTTGCCATCGGGGTGCATCAATCGATCCTCTTCTCAAACCGGAACGGTGCAGCAATCATATTCAAACAGCCCCAGAGTCTCCTCATTGCGCAGTTTGCTGAGTCCGAACAGGTCGGTGTCTTCCCCCTGCATCCGGTCGGCATTGGCGTTTGATTCAAGCTGGATGAAACTGGTCCGTTCGTGCCGGGCGCCGACATAGCGGGTGAGGCCGGTGGCAATGCTGTCGCTGTCGGCAAGCGCACGGGCCAGCACCACAGCATCCTCTATGGCACAGGCCGCCCCCTGACCGAGGAACGGGGTCATGCCATGCGCGGCATCGCCGAGCAGTGTGACACAATCGTCGATCACCCAGCGGTCGAGCGGGGTGCGGGCGTTGATAGCCCATTTGAAATGCGGAACAGCTTCCGCAGCGGCGATCATTGCCATGCAGTCGGGCGACCAGCCGGCGTAGGTGGTGGCAAGGTCCCCCGGCGCGCAAGGGATGGTCCAGCCATCCTCTTCCCACC
This window encodes:
- a CDS encoding DUF3089 domain-containing protein, with amino-acid sequence MPVTTLRLAAFALLLGAAPLSAQNAPLPSPPAFADQPAPPAPDYAVPTSWAARPGAPGASVSRPVNASRPARRPDADVFYIHPTTFRSPDRWNQDIADVGVNRWTDASVIARQAGVFNGCCRIFAPRYRQASFLATADRMMTGDGGRAYALAYSDVLRAFDHYMANDNHGRPFIIAGHSQGAEMARRLLIDRIDGQPAAHRMVAAYVIGLDLTEGDFGRTYPHLLPCSAPAQTGCVLAWNAMTADADLTVFHRFSGARYAARYGTDEGRTPLCVNPLSWRRDTVAVAPSANPGSVPGAPGEGAMQPLRRGLAGARCDSGFLLVDRDPSLGLDALGGGVLHYHEIGLFYASIRANIATRIRAWQRQNRR
- a CDS encoding alpha/beta hydrolase family protein, with protein sequence MSYYPLGGRAALTIGEQGFVGNNGIMTHIADRRTIVLGSLSLAGISLVTARAGRASQVATGQGQASTGLTSELVLADGRPVTIWSWLPTHRRPRATILFSHGAASAPWKYEHLIQHWVAAGYMVHAPLHVDSTDHPERDRFSPAASWPARIADMRALAEHHGRERYVAAGHSYGGLMALALGGAAPTVPPGIATPLRDPRVQAVVAFSPPAPIPGFVDAAAFAPLAVPALIQTGTDDMPPGTSDWRGHLVAWEAPAAGGNRYALVLDGVDHYFKGAICRPELPGPPQLAELAQAAAISIELIEGFARNRRRARRALDARMSASGPVQLLRR
- a CDS encoding class I SAM-dependent methyltransferase, producing MLNTFQQGHHDMLPTLTHDEASRQEFAKSLKGFIQQRLLPGLQPVYRQRVARAFEREHGRAPQDRSDIRHGMVKDSYFQLYAAINRIAQELIWETTNISVERELPELIERAKALSASTPAKLDIPEGFVPPRYVSAIDIHCMPGGYCSEVTKDDVAAGILYDRGVHLYAMGYGGPHNDDMGRSVCNYLRRNMPDFKPRRILDMGCTVGHSTLPYKEYFPDAEVWGIDVGAPVVRYAHARAVALDREVNFAQMNAEETRFEDGYFDLVVSHILLHETSGKAMPRVFEESSRLLAPGGLMIHADLPPFDLMDPFTQFILDNETWYNNEPFWGAMRDMDQIAMAKKAGFRHDSIRFDTAPMAVMEFAGNGGDGYDAATTEAVADREFTAGEFAPGGGWEVLIAQKPVAQAEAA
- a CDS encoding DUF1838 family protein; translated protein: MDDSKSGLSRRESLGLGASVLATAATSGLFATEAGATSRRHSSSRGIDFVSRIDFANPQWNRDTYARIDGELDVTKQKVSRITGKVYGVRDNEKVRPLFKMDGFSVVRTLRLPDGNWRRVLKEVVFYRDLATGRIMESWRNPYTDEDVRVVPIANDPFNYDIRDTKPQPPSYGGLNRDTRPPEPFLLDWSEGPDGTLILETGIDLFYPAALQPSQWPRESAGTFNRVSEHFLFFVKRADIENRRLTALPVTGSWSRITPWLPWMLMGQAPGFINYFASFATMTNGIADLPDDLVAAARAINPGYLEAPTEDYGPSLSSLEHYAREQRPAPVPAGWSPPQPPPPPQLPPMPPRGG
- a CDS encoding MFS transporter, producing MTVTGETLVAAVKPQGRGQGHRLAYVGYGVGQIAGQVFRDVPSLLLLFFLSTVVGIDVGIAGAAIFVPKFVFGIGSDMVVGILSDRWKARIARRWWLLIGAVLAPLAMILLFHVPEGSDALRISYVVVAFSLYMGVFASFSVPYLAMAGEMASTSTDRTLLMAWRLVFTAIGVLVAGALAPTLVERFGGGQEGYESMAIVLAVLCPISLLIAFFSTARMSEAPVAETLNVRIAGMTVRQVAAVLWRPRFRTLFTANLLQLIGSGMGYAALMYFLSYNMGRTDALTVVGLIVLAACAGIIVAQPMWVWVAGRFGKVQGYVAGSIIYSLSYLVWMVSADAGVGFAVFLSFAAAIGNSGWAMTSFSMLADISGEDESNAGLYSAAWVAADKIAFALGGTLLIGLTLSAFGFDTQAAMSGAPQSETALLGVAIAFGLIPPLLNLSGALLLGLWSRRNPA
- a CDS encoding IclR family transcriptional regulator: MKGVPIQSFSRAISALKAINRHGSMTMMEISRAAGVPYPTAHRIVQTLMYEGLVEQEPARKRYRPTALVQSLSSGYQQDGMLVEIARPEIVALTKKVGWPVSIAIRVGKNMMLRDSTHANTSLTFSQYYPGFTLPLLDSASGKLSMAYADDDEREQILKWMRADQDIDPDYLAEAEMALNPEGIRAKGYAVQGRNYFNHTPGKTSSIAVPIFNKGRFEAAMTLVYFVSAMSLNKALETYLPEMLATAQNITAGLARHKPDANLSAA
- a CDS encoding aldehyde dehydrogenase family protein, producing MHPDGKPFDGHPILDETRAFLGERHQLLINGQWSDGTEGETLESRDPATGLTVARFAVGGAADADRAVAAARNAFEGGWGRTSPKVRAAALRRLAALIESNAELFTQLEIIDNGMPQMIARLTVSNCVEMLDYYAGLAWQIEGSTLAPPTWVADQAEALTYTVREPVGVAAQIIPWNVPMSMAILKLAPALAAGCTVVMKPSEETPLTALLLGRLVCEAGLPDGVVNIVNGLGSKVGARLAAHPNVDKIAFTGSTATGRAIVQAALGNLKKVTLELGGKSPVVVMPDVDMDLAIPGVGMATYFLGGQNCMAGTRIFAHAAIHDQLVEGLAAFSKMLTVGHGLDPASMIGPMVSEIHCGKVMGYIERGLSEGARLVTGGQRLDRPGTFVEPTIFADCTPDMAIVRDEIFGPVMAVMKFDSDDVDTIARLANDSPYGLSGSVWTQDLSTAHRLVSRIRSGHVSINCHGAVGSNVPFGGYGQSGWGREFGTEGLSNYLETKAVTARL